In Salmo salar chromosome ssa15, Ssal_v3.1, whole genome shotgun sequence, one genomic interval encodes:
- the LOC106572505 gene encoding uncharacterized protein isoform X2 — MHKRYHYADLGWVYVMASLALSDSLLIIQADCNEDISMKCEAVQDKSYRSVTWYKLNNQTGIIRRSNGEKPYPFRFHRPAWFGPMDSLVLPRVRPEDAGTYQCLLRANIGQTNRDSKVTLNISTDCVIHTTVPVTAWQNVTHTTPMCPIQLVEVSVIWTSCGFLILGLVKITLCLISMGVVRNIKRSHSMRKKQQQW; from the exons ATGCATAAGAGATATCACTATGCTGATTTGGGTTGGG tgtatgtgatggcCAGTTTAGCCCTATCTGATAGTCTACTAATAATCCAAGCAGACTGCAATGAAGATATCTCTATGAAGTGTGAAGCTGTCCAGGATAAGAGCTATCGATCTGTTACATGGTAtaag CTGAACAACCAGACTGGTATTATCAGAAGAAGTAACGGTGAGAAGCCATATCCCTTTAGATTTCACCGACCTGCTTGGTTTGGACCAATGGACAGTCTAGTTCTTCCCAGAGTCAGGCCTGAGGATGCAGGGACATACCAGTGTCTCCTCAGGGCCAACATAGGACAGACCAACAGAGATTCAAAGGTCACCCTCAATATATCTACAG ATTGTGTGATCCATACTACAGTGCCAGTGACAGCATGGCAGAACGTGACTCACACTACCCCAATGTGTCCCATACAATTGGTTGAGGTCTCTGTCATATGGACTTCATGTGGATTCTTGATACTGGGCCTTGTCAAAATCACTCTGTGTCTCATCTCTATGGGG GTTGTTCGAAACATCAAGAGGAGTCATAGCATGAGAAAAAAACAACAGCAGTGGTAA
- the LOC106572504 gene encoding transcription factor 15, which produces MMTFAMLRPMATHMISYPHLGMMSEAEDNRSESDGSSDQSYECCVSTDKRRRISRKSGGSGVVIVKQRNAANARERDRTQSVNTAFTALRTLIPTEPVDRKLSKIETLHLASSYISHLANTLQLGDGNGNGQPCLGAVYAQGESGRKQPRTICTFCLSNQRKRINDGKEMRGIGSVRMSRR; this is translated from the exons ATGATGACCTTTGCCATGCTGCGGCCAATGGCGACTCATATGATCAGCTACCCACACCTGGGTATGATGTCCGAGGCCGAGGATAACCGCAGTGAGAGCGACGGTAGCTCGGATCAGAGCTATGAATGCTGCGTCTCCACTGACAAACGTCGGAGGATTTCCAGAAAATCGGGAGGCAGCGGTGTTGTAATAGTGAAACAGCGGAACGCAGCCAATGCCAGGGAGCGCGACCGTACACAAAGCGTCAACACGGCATTTACTGCACTCCGGACTCTTATACCCACTGAGCCGGTGGACAGAAAGCTCTCTAAGATTGAGACCCTTCACTTGGCATCCAGCTATATCTCCCACCTCGCCAACACCCTGCAGCTCGGAGACGGGAATGGAAATGGACAACCTTGTCTTGGCGCGGTTTACGCGCAAGGAGAGAGCGGTCGAAAGCAGCCTCGCACAATCTGTACCTTCTGTTTGAGCAACCAAAGAAAGCGG ATTAATGATGGCAAAGAGATGCGAGGTATTGGTTCAGTGAGGATGAGCCGCAGATAG
- the LOC106572505 gene encoding uncharacterized protein isoform X1: MHKRYHYADLGWAVYVMASLALSDSLLIIQADCNEDISMKCEAVQDKSYRSVTWYKLNNQTGIIRRSNGEKPYPFRFHRPAWFGPMDSLVLPRVRPEDAGTYQCLLRANIGQTNRDSKVTLNISTDCVIHTTVPVTAWQNVTHTTPMCPIQLVEVSVIWTSCGFLILGLVKITLCLISMGVVRNIKRSHSMRKKQQQW, from the exons ATGCATAAGAGATATCACTATGCTGATTTGGGTTGGG cagtgtatgtgatggcCAGTTTAGCCCTATCTGATAGTCTACTAATAATCCAAGCAGACTGCAATGAAGATATCTCTATGAAGTGTGAAGCTGTCCAGGATAAGAGCTATCGATCTGTTACATGGTAtaag CTGAACAACCAGACTGGTATTATCAGAAGAAGTAACGGTGAGAAGCCATATCCCTTTAGATTTCACCGACCTGCTTGGTTTGGACCAATGGACAGTCTAGTTCTTCCCAGAGTCAGGCCTGAGGATGCAGGGACATACCAGTGTCTCCTCAGGGCCAACATAGGACAGACCAACAGAGATTCAAAGGTCACCCTCAATATATCTACAG ATTGTGTGATCCATACTACAGTGCCAGTGACAGCATGGCAGAACGTGACTCACACTACCCCAATGTGTCCCATACAATTGGTTGAGGTCTCTGTCATATGGACTTCATGTGGATTCTTGATACTGGGCCTTGTCAAAATCACTCTGTGTCTCATCTCTATGGGG GTTGTTCGAAACATCAAGAGGAGTCATAGCATGAGAAAAAAACAACAGCAGTGGTAA